Proteins encoded by one window of Martelella endophytica:
- a CDS encoding LysE family translocator codes for MPLTELVPTLGLAWLAYFIAVVSPGPATLAIAGTAMAGDRRRAIALANGVLTGSFCWALLAGTGMAAVVTKLAYGLVVLKCLGGLYLLFLAWKSFRSAMRTEVLETAVSASASLATNYRRGLLIHLTNPKAIFAWVSLVSIGLPAGADPQVIAVFIAGALVIGFLTFNGLAVLFSSSLVVRGYRRARRGIEGVMAAFFAFAGFKLLTTRF; via the coding sequence ATGCCCCTAACCGAGCTTGTTCCCACCCTCGGCCTTGCCTGGCTTGCCTATTTCATCGCCGTGGTGAGCCCTGGCCCTGCCACGCTGGCGATTGCCGGCACGGCCATGGCTGGCGATCGCCGGCGGGCCATCGCCCTTGCCAATGGCGTGCTGACCGGCTCGTTCTGCTGGGCGCTTCTTGCCGGCACGGGCATGGCGGCGGTGGTGACGAAGCTGGCTTACGGCCTCGTGGTGCTCAAATGCCTGGGCGGCCTCTATCTCCTCTTCCTTGCCTGGAAGAGCTTCCGCAGCGCGATGCGGACGGAGGTGCTGGAAACCGCCGTTTCCGCATCGGCCAGTCTTGCGACAAACTACCGCCGCGGGCTGCTGATCCATCTCACCAATCCGAAGGCGATCTTCGCGTGGGTGTCGCTGGTTTCCATCGGTCTGCCGGCCGGAGCCGATCCGCAGGTGATCGCGGTCTTCATCGCCGGCGCGCTCGTCATTGGCTTCTTGACCTTCAATGGCCTTGCCGTGCTGTTCTCCTCAAGCCTCGTCGTGCGCGGCTATCGCCGGGCCCGCCGCGGCATCGAGGGCGTCATGGCCGCCTTCTTCGCCTTTGCCGGCTTCAAGCTGCTGACGACGCGTTT
- a CDS encoding pyrroline-5-carboxylate reductase codes for MTIGFIGTGEITKAVVTGLSTAEGEKPVILLSPRNADIAAELAATFDNVAVAGSNQAVIDEADTVCLALRPQDAEAILEGLNFGTARHVISFMATFGVERLKKLVAPAMRVTLATPLPAVAFHGGPTPIFPPDEDVVAMFAPLGTPVAVETEDEYQALCVATATLAGAFAYYETISDWLEAKSVPADKARAFSGAVFYALAATARNAPDDSFATLTGHSATRGGTNEQVLKNLKDDGAYQALWKALDGIWDRFEAGKS; via the coding sequence ATGACCATCGGATTCATCGGAACCGGCGAAATCACCAAGGCAGTCGTCACCGGCCTTTCGACGGCTGAGGGCGAAAAGCCCGTCATCCTGCTTTCGCCGCGCAATGCCGACATCGCCGCCGAACTTGCCGCGACGTTCGACAATGTAGCAGTTGCCGGCAGCAACCAGGCGGTCATTGATGAGGCGGATACCGTCTGCCTGGCGCTCCGGCCCCAGGATGCCGAAGCGATCCTTGAGGGGCTCAATTTCGGCACCGCCCGTCACGTCATCAGCTTCATGGCGACCTTCGGCGTCGAGCGCCTGAAGAAACTGGTGGCACCGGCAATGCGGGTGACGCTTGCCACGCCGCTTCCCGCCGTCGCCTTCCATGGCGGCCCGACGCCGATCTTCCCGCCGGATGAGGATGTGGTGGCGATGTTTGCCCCGCTCGGCACGCCGGTCGCTGTCGAGACCGAGGATGAATATCAGGCGCTCTGCGTCGCCACCGCAACGCTCGCCGGCGCCTTTGCCTATTACGAGACCATTTCCGACTGGCTGGAGGCGAAGTCCGTGCCCGCCGACAAGGCGCGTGCCTTCTCCGGCGCCGTGTTCTATGCGCTGGCCGCAACGGCCCGCAACGCGCCGGACGACAGCTTCGCAACGCTGACCGGCCACTCTGCCACCCGCGGTGGCACCAATGAGCAGGTGCTGAAGAACCTGAAGGATGACGGCGCCTATCAGGCGCTGTGGAAGGCTCTTGACGGAATCTGGGATCGGTTCGAAGCTGGCAAATCCTGA